One segment of Nitrospirota bacterium DNA contains the following:
- a CDS encoding SRPBCC domain-containing protein yields MPDILHRVGIKAKPKDVYKAVSTINGLSHWWVVGTKGSNKKGGIIDFGFTELKVVESKPGKLVKWKCVRGPKEWIDTEISFELKKGNGQTFVIFKHACWKRPVEFMHHCSTKWAVFLFSLKDWLEKEEGRPYPYDMKIHVGD; encoded by the coding sequence ATGCCTGATATCCTCCATAGAGTCGGAATTAAGGCCAAGCCGAAAGATGTTTACAAAGCCGTTTCTACGATTAATGGCCTCTCCCATTGGTGGGTTGTCGGCACAAAGGGTAGCAATAAGAAAGGTGGGATTATAGATTTCGGATTTACTGAATTAAAGGTTGTCGAATCTAAGCCTGGAAAACTGGTGAAATGGAAATGTGTGCGCGGCCCAAAGGAGTGGATAGATACTGAAATATCCTTTGAGTTAAAAAAAGGAAACGGACAAACTTTTGTTATTTTCAAACATGCCTGTTGGAAGCGGCCGGTAGAGTTTATGCATCACTGCAGTACAAAATGGGCTGTCTTTCTCTTCAGCCTCAAAGACTGGTTAGAAAAAGAGGAGGGAAGACCTTATCCCTATGACATGAAAATTCACGTCGGTGATTAA
- a CDS encoding type 1 glutamine amidotransferase — translation MKSVLIVKNCTREGPGIIEDLLRQSSIPFETIDLEQGEIFPHPKNLSALIVLGGPDSANDNNDKMRNTLKRIQEALSSQIPYFGICLGLQLLVKAGGGAVVKNPVKEIGFRDPNKNFFKVNLTLHGKSDPLCGGLEGSLKIFHLHGETVELTEKMTLLGTGEFCRNQIVRINPLAYGIQGHLELTEELFRVWVKEDPELAVLSQSDLAADYRLLQKELFKTGSTLFNNFLVLAELTKKKKTN, via the coding sequence ATGAAGTCAGTCTTGATTGTCAAAAATTGTACACGAGAAGGTCCGGGAATTATTGAAGACCTGCTCAGGCAATCCTCCATTCCATTTGAAACCATTGATCTTGAACAGGGAGAAATTTTTCCTCATCCGAAAAATCTTAGTGCGCTCATCGTCCTGGGGGGACCGGATAGCGCCAACGACAATAATGATAAGATGAGAAACACCCTGAAGCGGATTCAGGAAGCTCTCTCTTCTCAAATCCCCTATTTTGGTATTTGTCTCGGTTTACAGCTCCTCGTGAAAGCAGGGGGTGGAGCGGTTGTGAAGAATCCGGTAAAAGAGATTGGATTCCGGGATCCGAATAAGAACTTTTTTAAGGTCAACCTGACTCTTCATGGAAAGAGCGACCCGCTCTGCGGAGGTTTGGAGGGTAGTCTTAAAATATTTCATCTTCACGGAGAAACTGTCGAGCTCACTGAAAAGATGACACTTCTTGGAACAGGAGAATTCTGCCGCAACCAGATTGTCCGGATCAATCCTCTGGCATACGGAATTCAAGGCCATCTGGAACTGACTGAAGAACTCTTCAGGGTTTGGGTAAAGGAAGATCCGGAGTTGGCGGTTCTTTCACAGTCGGACCTGGCAGCCGATTATCGCCTGCTCCAGAAGGAACTATTTAAAACCGGTTCTACCCTATTTAACAATTTCCTGGTTTTAGCAGAATTAACAAAAAAGAAAAAAACAAACTGA